TGACTTAAAAAATTAGAGATAGCTCTTACCTCTTACGCTTGAGTCTTGGATCTGTTGATTTTAAAGCTTTATAGATCTTACCACAGTTAGAGAATTGTTGTTGACTTTTGTAtgatgagttcaaatttgtgAATTGAAGAACAGATCTGatgttgtttgtgtttttctttatatgagAGGTTTCATTACCTTTGTTTTTAAGATCTGTTGAGAAAAGATCCatactttagaaaaaaatccaaacatttGATCTTTTGTATTGGATATCTAATATGGATCTAGAATATAATCAAagttataatgtttttgtattaTGGTTTGTGACAATTGATGtgttatctttcttcttctttcttgtttttttcagttGAAACTTATCAGAATGGCTCGTCCACAAGACCCTCCACGTGGTTTCTTCCCTTTTGGAAACCCCTTCAAAAATCTATCTTCGAAGAACTCGGTACTCTCCTCAAAGCTTCTCCCACTCCTGAACAATTTTGAGACCAACTTAGCATCTTCTATTAGTAAGCTTGTCCCTAAGGAAAAGAGCGATATCCTGACTGTCTCATGGATGAAACAAGCTATGGAATCTCTTTGCGAGACACATAATGGTATCAAGACCCTTATAACCGATCTTGAGCTTCCTGTATCAGATTGGGAGGATAAATGGGTTGATGTCTATCTTGACATTAGTGTGAAGCTTCTTGATCTCTGCAATGCCTTTAGCTCTGAGCTTACCCGTCTCAACCAAGGTCATCTCTTACTCCAGTTTGCTCTGCATAACTTGGAGGCCAACTCTCCTCAGAATCTGTCGAAAGCTCAGTCATCACTAGACAGTTGGAAGCAACACATTGTCTCCAAGAACCCGAGAATAGAAAATTGCCGTGCAATCTTGAGCAGCCTTGTTCAGACCTTGAATCTCCCCAAGGTGAAAAACTCGGCCAAAGGGAAAGTCTTGATGAGAGCTCTATATGGTGTAAAGGTTAAGACCTTATACATCTCTGGTGTTTTTGCTGCAGCGTTCTCAGGTTCATCGCAGAATCTGATGTACCTTACAGTCTCAAACGAGCTTCCATGGGCACAATCATTCATGGAAGTGCAGAACACCATGAACGcagaaatcaagaacatatTTTTGTCAGACGGGTTAACGGTTCTGAAAGAGCTAGAGGCAGTTGCTTCAGGTGTCAAGAAACTCTACCCTGCGATCCAACAAGGATCAATAGATCCCATATCGCTGCAGCCACTGAAGGACTCGGTCACAGAATTATCGAATGGGATAGATCTTGTTTCGAAAGAAGTGGATTGTTTCTTCAAGATTCTGTTATCGGGGAGAGACACATTACTAGAGAACCTAAGGTCGATGGGTGCATCAACCCTACAGGCAACATCGCCAAAAAAGGCTGCCGGAAAAAATTACAGAGGATTCTGATAAACTATAAATGTTTGTACAGATGGTTTTACTTCAAGTGTTCCATCTTCTTGGTATTGAATGTATTATTAGGTTTTTGTGCAATCGTAGTCGTTTGTATGAGATGCTTTGAAAGTAGTAGTTGTATAAGTAAAGGTTTTACCAacttatctatatatattatgaatatCTTTGAAGCTATCAAGATCCCAACATTTATCAACTGCTGCTAGATCCGTATTATCGACAGTTAGATCGAAAATTCACAGAGAAAAGAGATCAAAGACTTCAAATCAAACAGAAGATTATCAACTGCTGATATGATTTTCAATATACAGTTACATTCGactaaaagattttaaaatatattaccggtttgattttcttgttagCTAGATTATTACATTTCAGTTACGGTTTATTCTCGGTTGTGCAAAAATGAAGTTGAATtagttcggttcggttcggttgaTATTGGGATTGAGTTTGTTCCGGTTACATTGACTTGTAGACCAATATGAAGTCGTCGTACTCAGAGaaaagacgaagaaaaaaGCAATGTCGTGTGTTGATTTTCACTCACGGGTCGTCCGAGAAGACgaagactcttcttcttctgatttgcCCTTCAAAAGATCCAAACTTTCACACGTTATTCTTTTCCCTCTTTTTATAAACCCCAACAACCAAACAAGTCTCCAACACGCCAAaatctcctctgtttcatcTCAAGTTAGTTCAATTCAGAATCTTTGagtttgaacttttttttgttgggagaaagagagaaatgtcAATAGAGAAACCATTCTTCGGTGATGACAGCAACAGAGGAGTAAGTATCAATGGTGGTCGTTATGTGCAGTATAATGTCTATGGAAATCTCTTTGAAGTTTCTAAAAAGTATGTTCCTCCTCTTCGTCCTATCGGCAGAGGCGCTTCTGGCATCGTCTGGTTAGCATCTAAAactgttgtcttttttttttgagtttttagcTTTAGAGATGAGACATTTTGTTAAAGGCTAAGTTTGTGCTCAAAACTTGTGATTTCTCATTACTagtgaaaattttaaatattttctatgtgataaatatgttttggttgaccaaaagaaagaattatttttCGGTGGGTTTTTGTAACTTTGCTACTTATCTCATAGTTGATTAAGAGATCATTGTGGTGAATAGAAGTTTTGAAGGATCATTTATTTATCTGATTTAGTGCTGCATGGAATTCGGAGACGGGTGAGGAAGTAGCGATCAAGAAGATTGGTAATGCATTTGGCAACATTATCGACGCTAAGAGAACTTTGAGAGAGATTAAGCTTCTTAAGCATATGGATCATGACAATGTAAGCttttgtcttattttatttattattctcCACATGTTTTCTAGTAATTATCCTGATTCTGGAGTTTATCTCACAGGTCATTGCCATTATAGACATAATAAGACCACCTCAGCCAGACAACTTCAATGATGTTCACATTGTCTATGAGTTAATGGACACTGATCTTCACCACATTATCCGCTCTAACCAACCGTTAACTGATGATCATTCACGGGTACGCATTAACCTCTCCTGTGCTTCTTATAGCTCAAGTATCTTCTGTTTAGGTCAAAGTTTATAATCAGAATCTTTTTGGTTCGAAGGCTATGAAGTTGGGGTTTGATGTATAAccataaattttatgtttttgcagTTCTTCCTGTATCAGTTGTTGCGAGGCCTCAAGTATGTGCATTCAGCCAATGTACTGCATCGTGATTTAAAACCGAGTAACTTGCTCCTGAATGCAAACTGTGACCTCAAGATTGGGGATTTTGGGCTTGCGAGGACTAAATCAGAGACAGACTTCATGACAGAATATGTTGTTACACGTTGGTACCGAGCTCCAGAGTTGCTCCTTAATTGCTCAGAATACACTGCAGCTATCGACATTTGGTCTGTCGGTTGTATACTCGGTGAAATAATGACGCGGGAGCCGTTATTTCCGGGCAGAGATTATGTTCAGCAGCTTAGACTCATCACTGAGGTAAACTTTTCACTTTTTCACTTGACTATATTATTTCGTTTCAATTTGAAGAAAGAACATT
This sequence is a window from Arabidopsis thaliana chromosome 1 sequence. Protein-coding genes within it:
- the BPS1 gene encoding BPS1-like protein (DUF793) (BYPASS 1 (BPS1); FUNCTIONS IN: molecular_function unknown; LOCATED IN: plasma membrane; EXPRESSED IN: 24 plant structures; EXPRESSED DURING: 13 growth stages; CONTAINS InterPro DOMAIN/s: Protein BYPASS related (InterPro:IPR008511); BEST Arabidopsis thaliana protein match is: unknown protein (TAIR:AT2G46080.1); Has 170 Blast hits to 170 proteins in 24 species: Archae - 0; Bacteria - 0; Metazoa - 7; Fungi - 0; Plants - 160; Viruses - 0; Other Eukaryotes - 3 (source: NCBI BLink).); this translates as MARPQDPPRGFFPFGNPFKNLSSKNSVLSSKLLPLLNNFETNLASSISKLVPKEKSDILTVSWMKQAMESLCETHNGIKTLITDLELPVSDWEDKWVDVYLDISVKLLDLCNAFSSELTRLNQGHLLLQFALHNLEANSPQNLSKAQSSLDSWKQHIVSKNPRIENCRAILSSLVQTLNLPKVKNSAKGKVLMRALYGVKVKTLYISGVFAAAFSGSSQNLMYLTVSNELPWAQSFMEVQNTMNAEIKNIFLSDGLTVLKELEAVASGVKKLYPAIQQGSIDPISLQPLKDSVTELSNGIDLVSKEVDCFFKILLSGRDTLLENLRSMGASTLQATSPKKAAGKNYRGF
- the MPK11 gene encoding MAP kinase 11; this encodes MSIEKPFFGDDSNRGVSINGGRYVQYNVYGNLFEVSKKYVPPLRPIGRGASGIVCAAWNSETGEEVAIKKIGNAFGNIIDAKRTLREIKLLKHMDHDNVIAIIDIIRPPQPDNFNDVHIVYELMDTDLHHIIRSNQPLTDDHSRFFLYQLLRGLKYVHSANVLHRDLKPSNLLLNANCDLKIGDFGLARTKSETDFMTEYVVTRWYRAPELLLNCSEYTAAIDIWSVGCILGEIMTREPLFPGRDYVQQLRLITELIGSPDDSSLGFLRSDNARRYVRQLPQYPRQNFAARFPNMSVNAVDLLQKMLVFDPNRRITGKADENLYMLHSLLIFSFYNTFELVLSCSR
- the MPK11 gene encoding MAP kinase 11 (MAP kinase 11 (MPK11); FUNCTIONS IN: MAP kinase activity, kinase activity; INVOLVED IN: signal transduction, response to abscisic acid stimulus; LOCATED IN: cellular_component unknown; EXPRESSED IN: 22 plant structures; EXPRESSED DURING: 13 growth stages; CONTAINS InterPro DOMAIN/s: Protein kinase, ATP binding site (InterPro:IPR017441), Serine/threonine-protein kinase domain (InterPro:IPR002290), JNK MAP kinase (InterPro:IPR008351), Serine/threonine-protein kinase-like domain (InterPro:IPR017442), Serine/threonine-protein kinase, active site (InterPro:IPR008271), Protein kinase-like domain (InterPro:IPR011009), MAP kinase, conserved site (InterPro:IPR003527), Protein kinase, catalytic domain (InterPro:IPR000719), Tyrosine-protein kinase, catalytic domain (InterPro:IPR020635); BEST Arabidopsis thaliana protein match is: MAP kinase 4 (TAIR:AT4G01370.1); Has 30201 Blast hits to 17322 proteins in 780 species: Archae - 12; Bacteria - 1396; Metazoa - 17338; Fungi - 3422; Plants - 5037; Viruses - 0; Other Eukaryotes - 2996 (source: NCBI BLink).) — its product is MSIEKPFFGDDSNRGVSINGGRYVQYNVYGNLFEVSKKYVPPLRPIGRGASGIVCAAWNSETGEEVAIKKIGNAFGNIIDAKRTLREIKLLKHMDHDNVIAIIDIIRPPQPDNFNDVHIVYELMDTDLHHIIRSNQPLTDDHSRFFLYQLLRGLKYVHSANVLHRDLKPSNLLLNANCDLKIGDFGLARTKSETDFMTEYVVTRWYRAPELLLNCSEYTAAIDIWSVGCILGEIMTREPLFPGRDYVQQLRLITELIGSPDDSSLGFLRSDNARRYVRQLPQYPRQNFAARFPNMSVNAVDLLQKMLVFDPNRRITVDEALCHPYLAPLHEYNEEPVCVRPFHFDFEQPSLTEENIKELIYRESVKFNP
- the MPK11 gene encoding MAP kinase 11 (MAP kinase 11 (MPK11); FUNCTIONS IN: MAP kinase activity, kinase activity; INVOLVED IN: signal transduction, response to abscisic acid stimulus; LOCATED IN: cellular_component unknown; EXPRESSED IN: 22 plant structures; EXPRESSED DURING: 13 growth stages; CONTAINS InterPro DOMAIN/s: Protein kinase, ATP binding site (InterPro:IPR017441), Serine/threonine-protein kinase domain (InterPro:IPR002290), Serine/threonine-protein kinase-like domain (InterPro:IPR017442), Serine/threonine-protein kinase, active site (InterPro:IPR008271), Protein kinase-like domain (InterPro:IPR011009), MAP kinase, conserved site (InterPro:IPR003527), Protein kinase, catalytic domain (InterPro:IPR000719), Tyrosine-protein kinase, catalytic domain (InterPro:IPR020635); BEST Arabidopsis thaliana protein match is: MAP kinase 4 (TAIR:AT4G01370.1); Has 120594 Blast hits to 119420 proteins in 4621 species: Archae - 98; Bacteria - 12299; Metazoa - 46324; Fungi - 12052; Plants - 29649; Viruses - 464; Other Eukaryotes - 19708 (source: NCBI BLink).), giving the protein MSIEKPFFGDDSNRGVSINGGRYVQYNVYGNLFEVSKKYVPPLRPIGRGASGIVCAAWNSETGEEVAIKKIGNAFGNIIDAKRTLREIKLLKHMDHDNVIAIIDIIRPPQPDNFNDVHIVYELMDTDLHHIIRSNQPLTDDHSRFFLYQLLRGLKYVHSANVLHRDLKPSNLLLNANCDLKIGDFGLARTKSETDFMTEYVVTRWYRAPELLLNCSEYTAAIDIWSVGCILGEIMTREPLFPGRDYVQQLRLITEVNFSLFHLTILFRFNLKKEH